From the Streptomonospora nanhaiensis genome, the window AACTTCAGCTCCTACAACCGGACCTACGGCACGCTGGCCGGCGTGATCGTGTTCCTGGTGTGGCTGTGGATCTCCAACATCGCGGTGCTGCTGGGGGTGGAGTTCGACGCGGAGATGCAGCGGGGACGCGCGATCCGCGCCGGGCAGCCGCCCGAGGCCGAGCCCTACGCCCGGCCGCGCAGCACCCGCAAGCTCGACGAGCGGGAGCGGCAGCGGGTGCGCCACCCGGTCTGACACCGCGCCGCGCGCCCGCCGGGCGGGGCCGGTTGCCCCGCCCGCGCCCGGGTAGCGGACCTTTCGGCCGGGGCCCGGACACCGCCCGGCCGCCGCGACACTCAGGAGGAGCACGATGAGCCGCTCATCGCAGCCCGCGGTCCCCGACGCCACCCGCGGTCCCGCGCGCATCGCGGCGGGGGTCGTGGGCGCCGTCTTCCTCGTGGTGGGGATCCTCGGCTTCATCCCCGGGGTGACCACCGGGTACGACGACCTGGGCTGGGCGGGGCACCACTCGACCGCCATGCTCTTCGGCCTGTTCCAGGTGTCGATCCTGCACAACATCGTGCACCTGCTGTTCGGCGCGGCCGGACTGGCGGCGGCCGCGGTGCCCGCGGCGGCGCGCGGGTACCTCATCGGCGGCGGGGCGGTCTACCTGCTGCTGTGGCTGTACGGCCTCCTCGTCGATCCGCACTCGGGCGCCAACTTCGTGCCGCTGAACACGGCCGACAACTGGCTGCACCTCGTCCTGGGGGTCGGCATGATCGGTCTGGGCCTGGTGGTGCGCCGGGGCCGCGGCAGGCGCTGACGCGGGCGGCCGGCTAGCCGGCCAGGAAGTCGGCGATCAGGGCGTTGACCCGCTCGGGCGACTGGCGGTTGGGCCAGTGGCCGTGGCCTTCGAGGACCTCCAGCCGGGCGCCGGGGACCAGGCGGGCCGCCTCGGCGGTGCGCGCGAGGGGGA encodes:
- a CDS encoding DUF4383 domain-containing protein — encoded protein: MSRSSQPAVPDATRGPARIAAGVVGAVFLVVGILGFIPGVTTGYDDLGWAGHHSTAMLFGLFQVSILHNIVHLLFGAAGLAAAAVPAAARGYLIGGGAVYLLLWLYGLLVDPHSGANFVPLNTADNWLHLVLGVGMIGLGLVVRRGRGRR